A single Argentina anserina chromosome 7, drPotAnse1.1, whole genome shotgun sequence DNA region contains:
- the LOC126801637 gene encoding bidirectional sugar transporter SWEET17-like, which translates to MAISSITIFGVLGNIMSGLVYLSPANVFVRIAKRRSTEEFESIPYVSKLLNAYFWVYYGFIKPNSVLVATVNVFGAAVEIVFLTIFLLFAPPRMKIRTAILVVVLDVAFPGVTILLTHFLLDGDTRIDVAGIWCVIFSMIAYASPLSAMKTVVALKSVEYMPFLLSFILFLNGGVWTLYAILAKDLFVGIPNGSGFLLGTAQLILYFIYWKPKSSKQESEDQQITESLVSNPSPV; encoded by the exons ATGGCAATAAGTTCGATCACCATTTTTGGGGTCCTAG GCAACATTATGTCAGGATTAGTCTACCTTTCTCCTGC AAATGTATTTGTGAGAATCGCCAAGCGTAGGTCGACTGAGGAATTTGAGAGCATTCCTTATGTTAGCAAACTGTTGAATGCCTACTTCTGGGTTTACTATGGATTTATTAAGCCTAACAGCGTGCTCGTAGCAACTGTCAATGTTTTTGGTGCTGCCGTCGAGATTGTTTTTCTCACCATATTTCTACTTTTTGCACCTCCGAGGATGAAG ATCAGGACTGCCATACTAGTTGTAGTTCTCGATGTGGCGTTTCCAGGAGTGACGATTTTGCTTACTCACTTTCTGCTAGACGGGGATACAAGGATCGATGTTGCTGGAATCTGGTGTGTAATTTTCAGCATGATTGCATATGCTTCCCCTCTTTCAGCTATG AAAACTGTTGTGGCGTTAAAGAGTGTGGAGTACATGCCCTTCCTTTTATCTTTCATCCTTTTCCTTAATGGAGGAGTCTGGACACTGTATGCCATTCTTGCAAAGGACTTGTTTGTTGGA ATTCCAAATGGAAGTGGATTTTTACTCGGAACTGCTCAGCTGATTCTCTATTTCATATACTGGAAACCGAAGTCATCAAAGCAAGAATCTGAGGATCAACAGATAACTGAATCACTCGTATCTAATCCTTCACCGGTTTAA